One Luoshenia tenuis genomic region harbors:
- a CDS encoding ABC transporter substrate-binding protein encodes MSKRISVVFCLMLAVAMAFSTVGCAQPAADSAASSAPSGDASASTEAGGGEAITLEFWDMAWGPAEKYPPTAEAIAHRYTEEVASNVTINYTNLPWNNNFEQYSTAVASNSAPDVAIGNGFMPFQFAVNDEAADIGWIVDEWKKEGTDGDFLEGMLDYYVYHDKVVGIPFNYDPRATYYRADLLAEKGLQCPTTYDEFINVTKQMTDKENEFYGFAFGVVSDSAGPFSNYATGNGGMLYDKDGNANINSERNLQVMKFFRTLLDEGCLPEGIEGYSGPDATKLFAAGQAAFCYKAVGDYKNAVTTDGYTTDQVKIMPPLKSPSGVQKAQLCVNGYMVFEQSAHKEEAMKFLKWFSENSADLWDQEKGAQDGFPARLSFMNELDEFKKDYRQEGITKILNNGITLCYPMLNGSPSAAMAEGQKYDMIILQAALTMDEQGMKDTLEKLNNEFQQIIDEQD; translated from the coding sequence ATGTCCAAACGCATCTCTGTCGTATTCTGTCTTATGTTGGCCGTGGCGATGGCATTCTCGACCGTAGGATGCGCGCAGCCCGCGGCGGACAGCGCTGCCAGCTCGGCCCCATCCGGCGATGCTTCTGCATCTACCGAGGCGGGCGGCGGTGAAGCGATCACCCTGGAGTTCTGGGATATGGCCTGGGGTCCGGCGGAAAAATATCCGCCTACGGCTGAAGCCATTGCGCACCGTTATACTGAAGAGGTAGCTTCCAATGTCACCATCAATTATACGAATCTGCCCTGGAACAATAACTTTGAGCAGTATTCTACCGCCGTTGCCTCCAACAGCGCCCCGGATGTAGCCATTGGTAATGGCTTTATGCCCTTCCAGTTTGCGGTGAATGACGAGGCGGCCGATATTGGCTGGATCGTGGATGAGTGGAAAAAGGAAGGTACCGATGGGGACTTCCTGGAAGGCATGCTGGATTACTATGTGTACCATGACAAGGTAGTGGGTATTCCGTTTAACTACGACCCGCGCGCGACCTACTATCGTGCAGATCTGCTGGCGGAAAAAGGCCTGCAATGCCCCACGACCTATGATGAGTTCATCAATGTGACCAAGCAAATGACGGATAAAGAGAACGAGTTTTACGGCTTTGCTTTCGGCGTCGTTTCGGATTCCGCAGGCCCGTTCAGCAATTATGCCACCGGCAACGGCGGCATGCTGTACGATAAAGACGGCAACGCGAATATTAATAGTGAGCGCAACTTGCAGGTGATGAAGTTCTTCCGTACATTGCTGGACGAAGGCTGCCTGCCCGAGGGCATTGAGGGTTACAGCGGTCCGGATGCCACCAAGCTGTTTGCGGCAGGCCAGGCGGCGTTCTGCTACAAAGCGGTTGGCGACTATAAAAACGCGGTCACCACCGATGGTTATACCACCGATCAAGTCAAGATCATGCCTCCGCTCAAATCGCCCTCCGGCGTGCAAAAGGCGCAGCTGTGCGTGAACGGTTATATGGTATTCGAGCAGTCCGCGCATAAAGAAGAAGCCATGAAATTCCTGAAGTGGTTCTCTGAGAACAGCGCTGACCTGTGGGATCAGGAGAAGGGCGCGCAAGATGGCTTCCCGGCCCGCCTAAGCTTTATGAACGAGCTTGACGAATTCAAGAAGGATTACCGACAGGAGGGGATCACCAAGATCCTGAACAACGGCATTACGCTGTGCTATCCTATGCTGAATGGTTCGCCCAGCGCCGCAATGGCTGAAGGCCAGAAATATGATATGATCATTTTGCAGGCGGCGCTGACGATGGATGAGCAGGGTATGAAAGATACGTTGGAAAAACTAAATAATGAATTCCAGCAAATCATCGATGAGCAGGATTGA
- a CDS encoding ABC transporter substrate-binding protein, producing MSKRISVVFCLLLVVAMAFSIVGCSQPADNSAGSASSGDASTSAGADNAEPVELEFWDMAWGKAEKYPPAAEAIIERYCTEVAPNVSIKYTNLPWGNWFETYSTAVASNGAPDVAIGGGFMPFQFAVNNEAADLQWIIDEWKKEGTDGDFLEGMLDYYVYHDKVVGIPFNYDPRATYYRDDWFKEKGVAVPTTYDEFISAAKQMTDKEKGIYGFAFGVVTDAAGPFMNYATGNGGMLYDKDGNANINNERNLQVMKFFRALLDEGCLPEGIEGYSGPDATKLFSAGQAAICYKAVGDYKNAVTLDGFTTDQVKIMAPLKSPSGVQKAQLCVNGYLVFEQSENKPEAMKFLKWFSENSQDLWDQDKGGQDGFPARQSFMDEMDEFKKDYRQEAITKILSNGITLCYPMISGAPSASAAEGQKFDMICLQAALSMDEAGMKKTLEDLNEQFQQIIDEQD from the coding sequence ATGTCGAAACGTATCTCTGTCGTCTTCTGTCTGCTGCTGGTTGTGGCGATGGCATTCTCGATCGTAGGATGCTCGCAGCCCGCGGACAACTCTGCTGGTTCGGCTTCGTCCGGCGATGCTTCTACATCCGCCGGTGCGGACAATGCTGAGCCGGTCGAACTGGAATTCTGGGATATGGCCTGGGGCAAGGCGGAAAAGTATCCGCCCGCGGCTGAGGCTATCATCGAAAGGTACTGCACTGAAGTAGCGCCCAACGTATCGATCAAGTACACCAACCTGCCCTGGGGCAACTGGTTCGAGACCTATTCCACGGCCGTGGCTTCCAACGGTGCGCCGGACGTGGCCATCGGCGGCGGTTTCATGCCCTTCCAGTTCGCGGTGAACAACGAAGCGGCTGATCTGCAGTGGATCATCGACGAGTGGAAAAAGGAAGGCACCGACGGCGACTTCCTGGAAGGCATGTTGGACTACTACGTGTATCATGACAAAGTAGTGGGTATTCCCTTCAACTACGATCCGCGCGCGACCTATTACCGCGACGACTGGTTTAAAGAAAAGGGCGTTGCGGTGCCCACGACTTATGATGAGTTCATCAGCGCAGCCAAGCAGATGACCGATAAGGAAAAGGGTATTTACGGTTTTGCGTTTGGCGTTGTAACGGATGCGGCTGGTCCCTTCATGAACTATGCTACCGGCAACGGCGGCATGCTGTATGACAAAGACGGCAATGCGAACATCAACAACGAGCGTAACCTGCAGGTGATGAAGTTCTTCCGCGCGCTGCTGGACGAGGGTTGCCTGCCCGAGGGCATCGAGGGTTACAGCGGACCGGATGCGACCAAGTTGTTCAGCGCTGGCCAGGCGGCGATTTGCTACAAAGCTGTAGGCGACTATAAAAATGCTGTGACATTGGATGGCTTTACGACGGATCAGGTCAAGATCATGGCCCCGCTGAAATCGCCCTCCGGTGTGCAGAAAGCTCAGCTGTGCGTAAACGGCTATCTGGTATTTGAGCAGTCTGAAAACAAGCCCGAAGCGATGAAGTTCCTGAAATGGTTCTCCGAGAACAGCCAGGATCTGTGGGATCAGGACAAGGGCGGCCAGGACGGCTTCCCGGCTCGCCAGAGCTTCATGGACGAGATGGATGAGTTCAAGAAGGATTACCGCCAGGAGGCGATCACCAAGATCCTGTCCAACGGCATCACGCTGTGCTACCCCATGATCAGCGGCGCGCCCAGCGCTTCCGCGGCAGAGGGTCAGAAGTTTGATATGATCTGCTTGCAGGCCGCTTTGTCCATGGACGAGGCTGGTATGAAGAAGACGCTGGAAGATTTAAATGAGCAGTTCCAGCAGATCATTGACGAGCAGGATTAG
- a CDS encoding ABC transporter substrate-binding protein yields MSKRISVVFCLLLVVAMAFSIVGCSSQPAADNSASSAPSGDASASASADNAEPVNLEFWDMAWGPAEQYPPTAEAIIEKYTTEVAPNVSIKYTNLPWSNWFETYSTAVASNGAPDVAIGGGYMPFQFAVNNEAADIGWIVDEWKKEGTDGDFLEGMLDYYVYHDKVIGIPFNYDPRATYYRADLLAEKGLEVPTTYEEFIDVTSKMSDPANNFYGFTFSVVGSTAGPFSNVATGNGGMLYDKDGNANINSERNLQVMKFFRALKDAGSLPDGTEGYADSDCTKLFAAGGAAFCYKGVGDYKNAVTKDGFTTDQVKIMAPLKSPSGVQKAQLCVNGYLVFEQSENKEAAMKFLKWFSENSQDLWDSDKGAQDGFPARQSFMNEMDEFKKDYRQEAITKILSNGITLCYPMLSGAPSASVAEGQKYDMQLMQAALTMDEQGMKDTLEKLNTEFQKVIDEQD; encoded by the coding sequence ATGTCGAAACGTATCTCTGTCGTCTTTTGTCTGCTGTTGGTTGTGGCGATGGCATTCTCGATCGTAGGATGCTCTTCTCAGCCCGCGGCAGATAACTCTGCCAGCTCGGCTCCGTCTGGCGATGCTTCTGCGTCTGCCAGCGCGGATAATGCTGAGCCGGTGAACCTGGAGTTCTGGGATATGGCCTGGGGCCCGGCGGAGCAGTACCCGCCCACGGCTGAGGCCATTATCGAGAAGTACACCACCGAGGTGGCTCCGAACGTCTCCATTAAGTACACGAACCTGCCCTGGAGCAACTGGTTCGAGACCTATTCCACGGCTGTGGCTTCCAATGGTGCGCCTGATGTAGCCATCGGCGGCGGTTACATGCCCTTCCAGTTCGCGGTAAACAATGAGGCGGCCGATATTGGCTGGATCGTTGACGAGTGGAAGAAGGAAGGCACCGACGGCGATTTCCTGGAAGGCATGCTGGACTACTATGTTTATCATGACAAAGTGATCGGCATCCCCTTCAACTATGATCCGCGCGCTACCTATTATCGTGCCGACCTGTTGGCGGAAAAAGGCCTGGAAGTACCGACCACCTACGAAGAGTTCATTGATGTTACCAGCAAGATGTCCGATCCTGCCAACAACTTCTACGGCTTCACGTTCTCCGTTGTGGGCAGCACGGCTGGCCCGTTCAGCAATGTAGCTACCGGCAACGGCGGTATGCTGTATGACAAAGACGGCAATGCGAACATCAACAGCGAGCGCAACCTGCAGGTTATGAAGTTCTTCCGCGCTTTGAAAGATGCGGGCAGCCTGCCGGATGGTACCGAAGGTTATGCCGATAGCGATTGCACCAAGTTGTTCGCCGCCGGCGGCGCGGCGTTCTGCTACAAGGGCGTTGGCGACTACAAAAACGCTGTGACCAAAGACGGCTTCACCACCGATCAGGTCAAGATCATGGCTCCTTTGAAATCGCCCTCCGGTGTACAGAAGGCTCAGCTGTGCGTGAACGGCTACCTGGTATTCGAGCAGTCCGAAAATAAAGAAGCTGCAATGAAGTTCCTGAAATGGTTCTCTGAGAACAGCCAGGATCTGTGGGATTCTGACAAGGGCGCCCAGGATGGTTTCCCGGCTCGCCAGAGCTTCATGAACGAGATGGACGAGTTTAAGAAGGATTATCGCCAGGAGGCGATCACCAAGATTCTGTCCAACGGCATCACGCTGTGCTACCCCATGCTCAGCGGCGCGCCCAGCGCTTCCGTTGCTGAGGGCCAGAAGTATGACATGCAGCTCATGCAGGCTGCTCTGACCATGGACGAGCAGGGCATGAAGGATACGCTGGAAAAACTGAATACGGAATTCCAGAAAGTTATCGACGAGCAGGACTAA
- a CDS encoding ABC transporter substrate-binding protein — MSKRISVVFCLLLVVAMAFSVVGCSQPADNSASSASSGDASASTGDSSEPVNLEFWDMAWGPAEQYPPTAEAIIEKYTTEVAPNVSINYTNLPWSNWFETYSTAVASNGAPDVAIGGGYMPFQFAVNNEAADLQWIIDEWEKEGTTDDFLEGMLDYYVYHDKVIGIPFNYDPRAIFYRADILEEKGLEVPTTYDEFIDVTSKLSDPANNFYGFTFSVVGSAAGPFSNMATGNGGMLYDKDGNANINSERNLQVMKFFRALKDAGSLPDGTEGYADSDCTKLFASGGAAFCYKGVGDYKNAVTKDGFTTDQVKILTPLKSPSGVQKAQLCVNGYLVFEQSDQKQEAMKFLKWFSENSQDLWDSEKGAQDGFPARQSFMNEMEEFQKDYRQEAITKILSNGITLSYPMLNGSPSASVAEGQKYDMQIMQAALTMDEQGMKDTLEKLNAEFQEVIDEQD, encoded by the coding sequence ATGTCAAAACGTATCTCTGTCGTATTTTGCCTGCTTTTGGTTGTGGCGATGGCATTCTCCGTTGTGGGATGCTCGCAGCCGGCAGACAACTCTGCCAGTTCGGCTTCGTCCGGCGACGCTTCCGCGTCTACGGGTGACAGCTCCGAGCCGGTGAACCTGGAATTCTGGGATATGGCCTGGGGCCCGGCGGAGCAGTATCCGCCCACGGCTGAGGCCATCATCGAGAAGTACACCACTGAGGTGGCTCCGAATGTCTCCATCAACTACACGAACCTGCCCTGGAGCAACTGGTTCGAGACCTATTCCACGGCTGTGGCTTCCAACGGTGCGCCGGACGTGGCCATCGGCGGCGGTTACATGCCCTTCCAGTTCGCGGTGAACAACGAAGCTGCCGACCTGCAGTGGATCATCGACGAGTGGGAGAAGGAAGGCACCACTGATGACTTCCTGGAGGGTATGCTGGACTACTATGTCTATCATGACAAAGTGATTGGTATTCCGTTCAACTACGACCCGCGCGCGATCTTCTATCGTGCCGACATCCTGGAGGAAAAGGGTCTGGAAGTGCCGACCACCTATGATGAGTTCATCGATGTGACCAGCAAGCTTTCCGATCCTGCCAACAACTTCTACGGCTTCACGTTCTCCGTTGTGGGCAGTGCGGCAGGCCCGTTCAGCAACATGGCCACCGGCAACGGCGGTATGCTGTATGACAAAGACGGCAACGCGAACATCAACAGCGAGCGCAACCTGCAGGTTATGAAGTTCTTCCGCGCTTTGAAAGATGCGGGCAGCCTGCCGGATGGTACCGAAGGTTATGCCGATAGCGACTGCACCAAGCTGTTTGCTTCCGGCGGTGCCGCGTTCTGCTACAAGGGCGTTGGCGACTACAAAAACGCTGTGACCAAAGACGGCTTCACCACCGATCAGGTCAAGATCCTCACCCCGCTGAAATCGCCCTCTGGTGTACAGAAGGCTCAGCTGTGCGTGAACGGCTACCTGGTATTCGAGCAGTCTGATCAGAAGCAGGAAGCGATGAAGTTCCTGAAATGGTTCTCCGAGAACAGCCAGGATCTGTGGGATTCCGAGAAGGGCGCCCAGGATGGTTTCCCGGCTCGCCAGAGCTTCATGAACGAGATGGAAGAGTTCCAGAAAGATTATCGCCAGGAGGCGATCACCAAGATCCTGTCCAACGGTATCACGCTGAGCTATCCCATGCTGAACGGCTCGCCCAGCGCTTCCGTTGCTGAGGGCCAGAAGTATGACATGCAGATCATGCAGGCTGCTCTGACCATGGACGAGCAGGGCATGAAGGATACGCTGGAAAAACTGAACGCCGAATTCCAGGAGGTTATCGACGAGCAGGACTAA